In a single window of the Flavobacterium sp. W4I14 genome:
- a CDS encoding hypothetical protein (product_source=Hypo-rule applied; ko=KO:K21572; pfam=PF07980,PF14322; smart=SM00028; superfamily=48452) has product MNRKIKYTLLVFVTLLSVFGTSCKKWLDLKPQDGLIRDEYWQTKEQLDAAVMGCYASLLGGSNIPLAKYLFIWGELRADMVVPGLEISSDDDESKLSGLLRDEYDIMRTQIASTNTLVNWEAIYKTINYCNTVIKFAPEVINRDKTLTQTALNGYLAEAHALRGLMYFYLLRSFGEVPLKLEPTYNDSQIGAIAKNTQQEVYLQVIKDLLFGSENGQVTYGSMAEDRGRMTKFSAYTALADAYLWNEEYQKSIDACNKVIESGKYRLLPNGTQQTDFYNTVYLNGNSVEGIFEFQFDNQKLNPFAPMFGITGREFRAADWIAEGGLFGTDLANLSNKDIRGNGTSMFEANSAICKFTNFRTAATSFTHWFAYRYSDVLLMKAEALTWLAPGNSANGTQAIELVGQIRAARNAQTFVADKFIEIPDPALTANVSQYVFEERAREFAFEGKRWYDILRNAKRGNYANEKLLIDIVSASAQPSKQQTVINKYRDHRSHYFPIYSYELQTNKALVQNPFYQ; this is encoded by the coding sequence ATGAACAGAAAAATTAAATATACGCTACTGGTCTTCGTTACACTGCTTAGTGTTTTTGGAACATCTTGCAAGAAATGGCTGGATTTAAAACCTCAGGATGGTTTAATCCGTGATGAATATTGGCAAACCAAAGAACAGCTTGATGCTGCAGTGATGGGCTGTTATGCCTCACTTTTAGGTGGAAGCAATATACCTTTGGCCAAATACCTTTTTATCTGGGGCGAGCTCAGAGCGGATATGGTGGTGCCTGGTTTAGAAATCTCTTCCGACGATGACGAATCAAAACTGAGTGGATTGCTGAGGGATGAATATGATATTATGCGCACCCAGATTGCCTCTACAAATACGCTGGTAAACTGGGAGGCCATTTACAAAACCATCAATTATTGCAATACGGTAATCAAATTTGCACCTGAGGTAATCAATAGGGATAAAACCTTAACGCAAACGGCTTTGAACGGCTATTTAGCCGAAGCCCATGCTTTACGCGGACTAATGTATTTCTATCTGCTCCGCTCGTTTGGTGAGGTGCCACTTAAACTCGAACCCACTTATAACGATTCGCAGATTGGCGCTATTGCCAAAAATACCCAGCAGGAAGTGTACCTGCAGGTGATTAAAGATTTGTTGTTTGGCAGCGAAAACGGACAGGTAACCTATGGCAGTATGGCCGAAGATCGGGGCAGAATGACCAAATTTTCTGCTTACACCGCATTGGCCGATGCTTATTTATGGAATGAAGAATATCAAAAAAGTATCGATGCCTGCAATAAGGTAATCGAATCGGGTAAATATAGGCTGCTCCCAAATGGTACCCAACAGACAGATTTTTACAATACCGTATACCTTAACGGGAATTCGGTGGAAGGGATTTTTGAGTTTCAGTTTGATAACCAAAAGCTCAATCCCTTTGCACCCATGTTCGGCATAACCGGAAGGGAATTCAGGGCAGCCGATTGGATAGCAGAAGGTGGATTGTTCGGAACAGATTTGGCTAACCTGAGCAATAAAGATATCCGTGGAAATGGTACCTCGATGTTCGAAGCTAATTCTGCCATCTGCAAGTTTACCAATTTTAGAACGGCAGCGACTTCTTTCACCCATTGGTTTGCGTATCGTTATTCGGACGTTTTATTAATGAAAGCCGAAGCCTTAACCTGGCTGGCACCTGGTAACAGTGCCAACGGAACCCAGGCCATTGAATTGGTTGGTCAAATCAGGGCAGCCCGTAATGCACAGACTTTTGTAGCCGATAAATTTATCGAAATACCGGATCCTGCATTAACAGCTAATGTTTCGCAATATGTATTTGAAGAACGGGCACGCGAATTTGCGTTCGAAGGCAAACGGTGGTACGATATTTTGCGTAACGCTAAAAGAGGTAACTATGCAAACGAAAAACTGCTGATCGACATCGTTTCTGCCAGTGCACAACCAAGCAAGCAACAAACGGTAATCAATAAATACAGAGACCATAGGAGCCATTATTTTCCGATTTATTCTTATGAGTTACAAACAAACAAGGCGCTTGTTCAAAATCCATTTTATCAATAA
- a CDS encoding hypothetical protein (product_source=Hypo-rule applied; cath_funfam=2.30.180.10,3.30.710.10; cleavage_site_network=SignalP-noTM; pfam=PF02469; superfamily=82153) — protein sequence MMIDFKPRYFVLLFLCTCLAFAGCKDAWKDHTEINIERLDRTLFEQISNDANLSTFTSYVVKTGYDAVLKSSKSFTVWAPSNEALKSIDATVVNDTTALKRLVGNYIANQSYFTTSPKPSMVIRMLNGKNTIFTKTTFEEANISQADVYVKNGVLHTINAASMPKANAWEFLQSLSTASLQKDFIKSQEQEEVDTSKGVLLYKDPVTTKGVYQEGTTFKVIRNRYFQRISNISSEDSLMTYIILNNTAFTGEQNKLAAYNKHANALYADTLTKWSVVRDLVVNKVYGLNEIPDSMTTVTGVKIHLDKSAIVETRLLSNGIAYVVNSIGYKLMENKIPTVIIQGEMPDSLRVPANPLARIKNDPQGKRFTDLQTGSITSSPSPLYYYRYKSAVHSVKYEVYWRAINDILVAPISMKVDFNTSRSFGSVLFPLATVGYRSVPSIIGLAQGGDAYRDAYKEVYLGTYTADTYGTLYTFLASSLAASSTAPTALSLDYIKLKPVN from the coding sequence ATGATGATTGATTTTAAACCAAGATATTTTGTTTTGCTATTTCTATGTACCTGTTTGGCTTTTGCTGGCTGTAAGGATGCATGGAAAGACCACACAGAGATCAATATCGAAAGATTAGACCGGACCCTTTTTGAACAGATCAGTAACGATGCCAACCTGAGTACTTTTACTTCTTATGTGGTAAAAACGGGTTACGATGCTGTGCTGAAATCGTCTAAATCTTTTACGGTGTGGGCACCCAGTAACGAAGCATTGAAAAGTATCGATGCCACAGTAGTAAACGATACTACTGCTTTAAAGCGACTGGTTGGGAACTACATTGCCAATCAGAGCTATTTCACCACATCACCAAAACCTTCTATGGTCATCAGGATGCTGAATGGCAAGAATACCATTTTCACCAAAACTACTTTCGAAGAAGCAAATATTAGTCAAGCTGATGTTTACGTGAAAAATGGCGTTTTGCATACCATAAACGCCGCATCCATGCCAAAAGCCAATGCTTGGGAGTTTTTGCAAAGCCTAAGTACCGCGAGTTTGCAGAAAGATTTCATCAAAAGCCAGGAGCAGGAAGAAGTGGATACCAGTAAAGGTGTTTTGCTGTATAAAGATCCGGTGACAACTAAAGGCGTTTACCAGGAAGGTACAACCTTTAAAGTAATCAGGAACAGGTATTTTCAGCGTATTTCCAACATCAGCAGCGAAGATAGTTTGATGACGTATATCATTTTAAACAATACCGCTTTTACCGGAGAACAAAATAAACTGGCTGCCTATAACAAACATGCCAATGCACTTTATGCCGATACCTTAACCAAGTGGAGCGTAGTGAGAGATCTGGTTGTAAATAAGGTATATGGATTAAATGAAATACCCGATTCGATGACTACCGTAACCGGAGTAAAAATCCATTTAGATAAAAGTGCAATTGTAGAAACCCGTTTGCTAAGCAATGGTATTGCCTATGTGGTAAATAGCATTGGTTATAAACTGATGGAGAATAAAATACCGACGGTTATCATTCAGGGTGAAATGCCCGATTCGTTACGTGTACCTGCTAACCCACTGGCGAGGATCAAAAATGATCCACAGGGTAAACGTTTCACCGACCTGCAAACAGGAAGTATTACCTCTAGTCCGAGCCCGCTTTACTACTACCGCTACAAATCGGCCGTTCATTCAGTTAAGTATGAGGTGTATTGGAGGGCGATAAACGATATCCTGGTAGCGCCGATCAGTATGAAAGTAGATTTTAATACCAGCAGAAGTTTTGGTAGCGTACTTTTCCCGCTGGCAACTGTAGGGTACCGTTCCGTGCCATCCATAATTGGTTTGGCGCAGGGTGGTGATGCTTATCGCGATGCGTATAAAGAAGTCTATTTAGGTACTTATACTGCTGATACTTATGGAACACTGTATACTTTTCTGGCTTCATCTTTAGCCGCATCGAGTACCGCACCAACCGCCCTTTCTTTAGATTATATCAAATTAAAACCAGTTAACTAA
- a CDS encoding TonB-linked SusC/RagA family outer membrane protein (product_source=TIGR04056; cath_funfam=2.170.130.10; cleavage_site_network=SignalP-noTM; pfam=PF07715,PF13715; superfamily=49464,56935; tigrfam=TIGR04056) yields the protein MYNYTKTVIKGILPCLLFFALNNSLLAQEKDSVSTTVIKFKRPTGPQVSGVVIGASSKKPLPGISVSVAGYAAALTDEKGNFKIGVPNYNAVLVISGQGYQSKEEALKGRKTISKIALFEECYVSVYDAAVLPFGTALKNRTPYSVSTANLNGSWERSNETPDSYLQGKIAGLEALRRSGTPDIGADLYLRGYNSLYAANQPLIVVDGIIYDVNTYGSSIIAGHQNNRLANIDLKDIDNITLIKDGASIYGTKGANGVLLITTGRAKDVATRLDFSAYGGYNGTVSRLPVMEADNYRIFLSDLLKTKPGMTDALIKAEPYMNDNTNPGYYNYHQNTNWQDQVMSSGISQNYYLKVTGGDDIATYALSLGYLNNDGLTDSTNLTRYQTRFNANLNLSAKLKSQVNLAFTRSEQNLRDQGQAYTTNPLYLALVKAPFLSPFELSETGVQSPNLADTDIFGTSNPSAAIKNIQALNRSYRFSGSVGFNYEFNKAFKANTLVGITYDKVRENYFTPMLGIAPVLLPTAVGYNKAAAGVQRLFTVNTDTWISYNKDLNEVSKLSANLGFRLQHSSAEVDNGASFNTASDDFVTLGGAQSTLRVVGGSLGKWNWLNNYFNVNYEAYNKYFISFNIAADASSRFGKDIPDVMNFNGVKMALMPSVAASWLISSESFMANNYFIESLKLRASYGLTGNDDIGNYTAKSYYVSQNFLGRQGLVRGNIGNTALKWERNAKLNVGVDASFLKERLNISLDLYQNKISDMLIYEPLLTATGFSYALSNGGTMTNRGLELSINGRLINQTDLKWDMGLTYSLNRNKISQLGGNDQLLTQYSGATIITQIGDAANLFYGYKSNGVYTSNADAIASGLSNKTADGAFIPFQGGDMKFADLNGDKVIDERDRQVIGNPNPDFVGAYSNKLSYKRWSLDALFTFSYGNKIYNSTRAILESMNGYNNQSLAAVNRWRVDGQVTDVPRASWADPSRNSRFSDRWIEDGSYLKLRTVSLSYNVPIKANFIRSATVYAIANNVFTVTNYLGYDPEFSAGNSVFARGVDIGLEPSFRSMFLGVRIGL from the coding sequence ATGTACAACTATACAAAAACGGTTATCAAAGGAATTTTACCGTGTTTATTGTTCTTTGCACTGAACAACTCTTTGTTGGCTCAGGAAAAAGATTCGGTAAGCACTACGGTAATCAAATTTAAAAGGCCCACCGGACCGCAGGTGAGTGGTGTGGTAATCGGCGCATCGAGCAAAAAGCCATTGCCGGGCATCAGTGTTTCGGTAGCAGGTTATGCTGCTGCGCTTACAGATGAAAAGGGAAATTTTAAAATCGGTGTACCCAATTACAATGCTGTACTGGTGATTTCGGGCCAAGGTTACCAATCTAAAGAAGAAGCATTGAAGGGACGCAAAACGATCAGCAAAATTGCCTTGTTCGAAGAATGTTACGTTTCGGTATATGATGCTGCAGTATTGCCATTTGGCACTGCTTTAAAGAACCGCACACCATACTCGGTTAGCACGGCAAACCTGAACGGAAGCTGGGAGCGGAGCAACGAAACGCCAGATTCTTATTTGCAGGGAAAAATTGCCGGGTTAGAGGCACTTAGAAGATCAGGTACACCAGATATTGGAGCCGATCTTTACCTGCGAGGGTATAACTCTTTATACGCGGCTAACCAACCCCTAATTGTGGTTGACGGTATAATTTATGATGTAAATACGTATGGGAGTTCCATTATCGCTGGTCACCAAAATAATAGGCTGGCCAATATTGATCTTAAAGATATCGACAATATTACCCTCATTAAAGACGGTGCATCGATATATGGAACCAAAGGTGCCAACGGTGTATTACTGATTACCACTGGCCGGGCTAAAGATGTGGCCACGCGATTGGATTTTTCGGCATACGGAGGTTATAATGGTACAGTAAGTCGGTTACCTGTAATGGAAGCTGATAATTACCGCATTTTCCTGTCCGATCTGCTTAAAACCAAACCAGGCATGACCGATGCGCTGATTAAAGCAGAGCCTTATATGAACGATAATACGAATCCAGGTTATTACAATTATCACCAGAATACCAACTGGCAGGATCAGGTAATGAGCAGCGGTATTAGTCAGAATTATTACCTGAAAGTAACCGGAGGAGATGATATTGCGACTTATGCTCTATCTCTGGGCTACCTGAACAACGATGGTTTAACCGATAGTACCAATTTAACCCGTTACCAAACCCGTTTTAATGCCAATCTGAATCTTTCGGCAAAATTAAAATCGCAGGTTAACCTCGCTTTTACCCGTAGTGAGCAGAACCTGAGGGATCAGGGACAGGCTTATACCACCAATCCCTTATACCTGGCCTTGGTTAAAGCGCCTTTTCTTTCTCCTTTTGAGCTGTCGGAAACTGGTGTTCAATCGCCAAACCTTGCCGATACCGATATATTTGGTACAAGCAACCCCAGTGCAGCGATTAAAAACATCCAGGCACTTAACCGCAGTTACCGTTTTTCAGGTTCTGTTGGTTTTAATTATGAATTTAATAAAGCTTTCAAAGCCAATACACTCGTAGGTATTACTTATGATAAAGTACGTGAAAATTATTTTACGCCCATGTTGGGTATTGCCCCGGTTTTATTACCCACTGCAGTTGGATACAATAAGGCAGCAGCAGGTGTACAGCGATTATTTACTGTAAATACCGATACCTGGATATCATACAACAAAGATTTAAATGAGGTAAGTAAATTAAGCGCAAACTTAGGTTTCAGGTTGCAGCACAGCAGTGCCGAAGTAGATAACGGCGCTAGTTTTAATACCGCCAGTGATGATTTTGTAACCCTGGGCGGTGCGCAAAGTACGCTACGTGTGGTAGGCGGATCTTTAGGCAAATGGAACTGGTTGAACAACTATTTTAATGTGAATTACGAAGCTTACAACAAGTACTTCATATCGTTCAATATTGCCGCCGATGCTTCTTCACGTTTTGGCAAAGATATACCCGATGTGATGAACTTTAACGGTGTGAAAATGGCCTTGATGCCATCTGTTGCAGCCTCATGGCTGATCTCATCAGAGAGCTTCATGGCTAATAACTACTTTATAGAAAGTCTGAAACTGCGGGCCAGCTATGGCTTAACCGGTAATGACGATATTGGCAATTATACAGCCAAATCGTACTACGTATCGCAGAATTTTTTAGGTAGACAAGGATTGGTTAGGGGAAATATTGGCAATACTGCCCTGAAGTGGGAGCGGAATGCCAAATTAAATGTTGGAGTGGATGCTTCCTTTTTGAAGGAAAGATTAAACATCAGCTTAGATCTTTACCAGAATAAGATTAGTGACATGCTGATTTATGAACCATTGTTAACGGCAACCGGTTTCAGCTATGCCCTAAGCAATGGCGGTACCATGACCAATAGGGGTTTGGAACTTTCAATAAACGGCAGATTGATTAACCAGACCGATCTGAAATGGGATATGGGCCTTACTTATAGTTTAAACAGGAACAAGATTAGCCAGTTGGGTGGTAACGATCAGTTACTTACACAATATAGTGGAGCCACCATTATCACTCAGATCGGCGATGCTGCTAATTTATTCTATGGTTATAAAAGTAATGGTGTATATACTTCAAATGCTGATGCCATTGCTTCGGGCCTGAGCAATAAAACAGCCGATGGTGCTTTTATTCCTTTTCAGGGTGGAGATATGAAGTTTGCAGACCTGAATGGCGATAAAGTTATTGATGAGCGAGATCGTCAGGTGATCGGCAACCCCAATCCAGATTTTGTTGGCGCTTACAGCAATAAACTAAGCTACAAACGCTGGTCGTTGGATGCCCTTTTCACTTTTAGCTATGGCAACAAGATCTACAACAGTACACGTGCCATTTTAGAAAGCATGAACGGTTACAACAACCAAAGCCTCGCGGCGGTAAACCGTTGGCGGGTTGATGGACAGGTGACGGATGTACCGCGTGCATCCTGGGCCGATCCATCGCGTAATAGCCGCTTTTCCGACCGTTGGATCGAAGACGGTTCATACCTGAAACTAAGAACAGTATCGTTAAGCTACAATGTGCCTATAAAAGCCAATTTTATCCGTTCGGCAACCGTTTATGCCATCGCCAATAATGTATTTACCGTGACTAATTATCTGGGTTACGACCCTGAGTTTAGTGCCGGAAACAGCGTATTTGCCAGAGGTGTAGATATAGGTTTAGAACCCAGCTTTAGATCGATGTTCCTGGGTGTTAGAATCGGCTTGTAA
- a CDS encoding hypothetical protein (product_source=Hypo-rule applied; ko=KO:K21572; pfam=PF07980,PF14322; superfamily=48452; transmembrane_helix_parts=Inside_1_4,TMhelix_5_24,Outside_25_570) produces the protein MNKNLYITITSCLLFVLVLSSILSCKKAFDIEPEDALEASQTYRNVYDADAAVLGIYGKFVKLADKYMLLNELRGDLLDVTSNANNYLKQLGTQTVAADNPYADPKPFYEVIINCNDALKNFNIMREKKLLDNTQYYQRYTDILFLRSWLYLQLGIHYGTVPYVTDALTTIADLQDESKFPKLSFEDLLSRLIAETEATPREYLNQNTSAASPTLILPMDVYIVKDGVFKFFIQRRSFLGDLNLWKGNYLKAAGYYKDVMETGTNSSTGSDQQIDLYDTYRVGDDNSQDHSLKTTAVLNPWTKIFSAPLADRIANWERMWTLPFSSNFSPGNPLFTLFSKSGDYLVKPSSLSIRNWDNQIRTDGSLTDRRGLDMSYRLVNGIEPEVLKYSQNYNLSTPFDKTGVWVIYRAAVLHLRYAEAANRLDRRVLAGALVNSGIKAAFGTKALYNGVPDSYPFDFNGDGGTIRGNWYRNSGIRGRAVNQDYPITVASTVLEVEDRIMQEEALETAFEGYRWQDLLRIALRRQATEPNYLADKIAAKFEAAGDGASAALVRSRLANKENWYLPFKLK, from the coding sequence ATGAATAAAAATTTATATATCACCATTACCAGCTGTTTATTATTTGTGCTGGTGCTGAGCAGCATCCTATCCTGCAAAAAGGCGTTCGATATTGAGCCAGAAGATGCCTTAGAAGCTTCGCAAACCTACAGAAATGTGTACGATGCCGATGCAGCCGTGCTGGGTATTTATGGTAAATTTGTTAAGCTGGCCGATAAATACATGCTCTTGAACGAGTTGCGTGGCGATTTGCTGGATGTAACCTCCAATGCCAACAATTATTTAAAACAACTGGGCACGCAGACCGTTGCAGCCGATAATCCTTATGCCGATCCGAAACCTTTTTACGAAGTTATTATCAACTGTAATGATGCCCTGAAGAACTTCAACATCATGCGGGAGAAAAAGCTGTTGGATAATACCCAATATTACCAGCGTTATACCGATATCCTGTTTCTTCGCAGCTGGTTATACCTGCAATTGGGCATCCATTATGGCACTGTGCCTTATGTAACCGATGCCTTAACCACCATTGCCGACCTTCAGGATGAAAGCAAGTTTCCAAAACTCTCTTTTGAAGATCTGTTAAGTCGCCTAATTGCTGAAACAGAAGCTACGCCAAGAGAATATTTAAATCAGAATACTTCAGCTGCAAGCCCAACGCTCATTTTGCCAATGGATGTATATATCGTTAAAGATGGTGTTTTTAAGTTTTTTATCCAGCGCCGCTCATTTTTAGGCGACCTGAATCTTTGGAAGGGAAATTACCTCAAGGCTGCCGGTTATTATAAGGATGTAATGGAAACAGGTACCAATTCGAGTACGGGCAGCGACCAGCAGATCGATTTGTACGATACCTATCGCGTAGGTGACGACAACTCGCAGGACCACTCTTTAAAAACTACGGCTGTACTTAATCCATGGACCAAGATATTTTCTGCACCATTGGCCGATCGTATTGCAAACTGGGAACGGATGTGGACATTGCCTTTTAGCAGCAACTTTTCACCGGGCAATCCATTGTTTACACTGTTTTCTAAATCAGGCGATTATCTGGTCAAACCATCCAGTTTGTCAATCCGCAACTGGGACAACCAGATCCGTACAGATGGAAGTTTAACCGACAGAAGAGGTTTAGATATGTCGTACCGTTTGGTGAATGGCATTGAACCTGAGGTGTTAAAATATTCACAGAATTATAACTTAAGTACGCCTTTTGATAAAACAGGGGTTTGGGTGATTTACCGTGCTGCTGTTTTGCACCTGCGTTATGCAGAGGCGGCCAACCGGTTAGATCGACGGGTTTTGGCTGGTGCTTTAGTGAACAGTGGAATTAAAGCCGCTTTTGGTACCAAAGCACTTTATAATGGCGTGCCTGATAGCTATCCCTTTGATTTTAATGGCGATGGAGGAACCATCAGGGGCAATTGGTACCGTAATTCGGGCATCAGGGGGCGTGCTGTAAACCAGGATTATCCAATCACAGTTGCCAGTACAGTTTTAGAAGTAGAGGACCGGATTATGCAGGAAGAAGCCTTAGAGACCGCATTCGAAGGTTATCGCTGGCAAGATTTGTTGCGCATCGCTTTGCGCAGGCAGGCTACTGAGCCAAATTATCTGGCCGATAAAATCGCCGCCAAGTTTGAAGCCGCAGGCGATGGCGCGTCGGCGGCTTTGGTACGCTCACGCCTTGCCAATAAAGAAAACTGGTATTTACCTTTTAAATTAAAATAA
- a CDS encoding putative surface protein with fasciclin (FAS1) repeats (product_source=COG2335; cath_funfam=2.30.180.10; cleavage_site_network=SignalP-noTM; cog=COG2335; pfam=PF02469; smart=SM00554; superfamily=82153): protein MKQNVKIVLLGLCSLFMCLWACRKDSVVQGTSNVVNMTQYLSNHPDQFSELSKILEISETASFLNAYGSYTLFAPTNEAIKAYLQTKGKSAVADVSAADWKSFIRLHLLEDSIPTSRFTDGKLFDLTMYGQYLTTSSELISGVTKIRINRQASVIQPNISVGNGLIHSIDHVLTPATLTVAQTVAANPDYSIFTEALRESGLYDKLNILPADNPDEKQKFLTVIPESNATLAAAGINSYAALKARYSATGNVTQPTDGLQLFLNYHILYDAKYLADIITASAHNTLAPLEVLTSKLSGEIVLMNDDTFNGVYEPGFSLLRDKSDVTASNGVVHQPSAHFDIKVRAPFRVDFDVCAFPEMLKNTQYYKKNNYFFTGDEAAALTEIKFSGREEGKDPTKSLIYRYGSAGTSTNSYNKDILVIPLATGGTSNTAEWVEFRTPLLIKGKYKIWVCIYAQAESNTTTEVQASIGLDGTTDRAALSNSRILNFTVKRPGINKVVNGVTVIDADAEEAVGFKTYMSSTAGAQIGKLMGIADLPQTGRYWLRLKAINGSQATNNVDMIHIIPVNDDQQYWKYNVDGSKILRP from the coding sequence ATGAAACAGAATGTTAAAATAGTGCTGCTGGGATTATGCAGTTTATTTATGTGTCTTTGGGCTTGCCGGAAAGACTCGGTAGTACAGGGAACATCAAATGTGGTAAATATGACCCAATATTTAAGTAATCACCCTGATCAGTTTTCAGAACTATCGAAGATTCTCGAAATCTCCGAAACCGCTTCTTTTTTGAATGCTTATGGATCTTACACACTTTTTGCGCCAACCAACGAGGCCATTAAAGCTTATTTGCAAACCAAAGGTAAAAGTGCTGTAGCCGATGTTTCTGCTGCGGATTGGAAGAGTTTCATCCGTTTACACCTGCTAGAAGATTCTATACCAACCTCGAGGTTTACCGATGGCAAACTGTTCGATTTAACCATGTACGGCCAATATTTAACTACTTCTTCCGAGCTGATTTCGGGGGTGACAAAAATCCGTATCAACAGGCAGGCGAGTGTAATCCAGCCTAATATTTCAGTGGGAAATGGTTTGATCCACAGTATCGATCATGTATTAACTCCTGCTACTTTAACCGTTGCGCAAACCGTTGCTGCAAATCCTGATTATTCGATTTTTACCGAAGCGCTGCGGGAAAGCGGTCTGTATGATAAACTAAATATCCTTCCAGCCGATAATCCTGATGAAAAGCAGAAATTTTTGACGGTAATTCCCGAAAGCAATGCCACACTCGCAGCTGCAGGTATTAACAGTTATGCAGCTTTGAAGGCCAGATATTCGGCTACAGGAAATGTAACACAGCCAACAGATGGTTTGCAGCTTTTTTTAAACTATCACATTTTATACGATGCCAAATATTTAGCCGATATCATCACCGCCAGTGCGCACAATACTTTAGCTCCATTGGAGGTTTTAACCTCAAAGCTTTCTGGCGAAATCGTGTTGATGAACGATGATACCTTTAATGGTGTTTACGAACCTGGTTTTTCACTCCTTCGCGATAAAAGTGATGTTACGGCCAGTAATGGTGTAGTACATCAGCCTTCTGCACATTTCGACATTAAAGTACGCGCACCATTCAGGGTAGATTTTGATGTTTGTGCTTTCCCGGAAATGTTGAAGAATACACAGTATTATAAAAAGAACAATTATTTCTTTACCGGCGATGAGGCCGCTGCTTTAACCGAAATTAAATTTTCAGGTAGAGAAGAAGGTAAAGACCCAACCAAATCGCTGATTTATAGATATGGCAGTGCCGGAACTTCGACCAACTCGTACAACAAAGATATTTTGGTTATCCCACTGGCTACTGGAGGAACGTCAAATACTGCGGAATGGGTAGAATTTAGAACACCGTTGCTAATTAAAGGAAAATATAAAATCTGGGTATGTATTTATGCACAGGCCGAATCGAATACCACTACCGAGGTTCAGGCGAGTATTGGCTTGGATGGCACTACCGATAGGGCTGCTTTATCCAATTCGCGCATTTTAAACTTTACGGTAAAACGCCCGGGAATAAACAAAGTAGTAAATGGGGTAACGGTGATTGATGCCGATGCAGAAGAAGCTGTAGGTTTTAAAACCTATATGTCGAGTACGGCAGGCGCACAGATTGGAAAGTTAATGGGCATTGCAGATTTACCACAAACAGGCCGTTATTGGTTACGTTTAAAAGCCATAAACGGCTCGCAGGCCACCAACAATGTCGATATGATCCACATTATTCCGGTTAACGACGACCAGCAATACTGGAAATATAATGTTGATGGATCTAAAATACTAAGGCCATAA